In Streptomyces sclerotialus, the DNA window GCGTTCTTCACGTGGAAGTGCACCATCTGCCGTGTGTAGCGCTCCCAGTCGCGCCCTTCGTACGCGGCGTCGGCGGCGGCGTGCAGCGTACGCAACGCCTGCTGGTTGACGTCCTCCAGCTGCGCGTAGGGTGCCGGCCGGCCCTTCTCCATGGCCCGCACCCAGTCGGACTGGCCGACCGTCACCAGCAGGTCGTCGCCCACCTGGTCGCGCAGGAAGGCGAGGTCGTCCGGGCCCTGCACCTTGTTGCCGACCACCTTCAGCTCGACGCCGAAGTCCCGCGCGTACTCCTTGTACTGGCGGTACACGGCGACCCCCTTACGGGTCGGCTCCGCGACCAGGAAGGTCATGTCGAAGCGGGTGAACATCCCTGAGGCGAACGAGTCCGAGCCCGCCGTCATGTCGACGACCACGTACTCCTCCCGGCCGTCCACGAGGTGGTTCAGGCACAGCTCCACCGCGCCGACCTTGGAGTGGTAGCAGGCCACCCCGAGGTCGGACTCGGTGAACGGCCCGGTGGCCATCAGCCGGACCGTGCGGTCGTCGAGGCGTACCTCCCGGGCGCAGGCGGCGTAGACCGGGTTGTCCTCGACGACCCGCAGCAGCCGGGAGCCCGCACCCGGCGGCGTCGTTTTGATCATCGTGTCGGCGGACTCGATGCGCGGGTTGGTGCCGCGCAAGTAGTCCTTGATGAGCGGCAGATGGGCGCCCATCGCGGGGAGCGCGGCCGCCTGGCTCTCATCGAGGCCGAGAGCGGCCCCCAGGTGCTGGTTGATGTCGGCGTCCACCGCGATCACGGGGACGCCGGCGGCGACGAGGTGGCGGATGAACAGGGAGGACAGCGTGGTCTTGCCACTGCCGCCC includes these proteins:
- a CDS encoding ATP-binding protein, encoding MKIAFVGKGGSGKTTLSSLFIRHLVAAGVPVIAVDADINQHLGAALGLDESQAAALPAMGAHLPLIKDYLRGTNPRIESADTMIKTTPPGAGSRLLRVVEDNPVYAACAREVRLDDRTVRLMATGPFTESDLGVACYHSKVGAVELCLNHLVDGREEYVVVDMTAGSDSFASGMFTRFDMTFLVAEPTRKGVAVYRQYKEYARDFGVELKVVGNKVQGPDDLAFLRDQVGDDLLVTVGQSDWVRAMEKGRPAPYAQLEDVNQQALRTLHAAADAAYEGRDWERYTRQMVHFHVKNAESWGNGKTGADLTAQVDPGFVLSEAPAAAAPQPA